The nucleotide sequence ATGTAGTAGCAGGCGCAAATGGTTAGCTTAGGGTTACtagtagccttaagcactgtgtgacatctcggaatGAGTTTTTCGGGCGTTACATCCgcattatgtatgtatgtgacaTCTATGGGAAAATGTAAAATTTTTATAGAAAGTCACACGATGCATCAtcggagatcttttatacaaAGTCCAAAGCATATTCGAAGTCAGAATTTCACATGTTAATGAAAAATGTTGAGGCAGTTGATATTAGAGTGAAGAAATATTTAGAATTGGCTGGTTATGAAAAGTGGGCTAGGTCCTATACAATATTTTATCGAGGATGGACTTTGAATTCAAAAATTGCTGAGTCAATAAATGGAGtacttgtatcagctagagaactgccAATTTACAATTTTCTAGAAGAAGTTCGATTGctttttgaaaaatggaattGTGAAAATAGAAAGGAGGCTTCATATAAATTCACCACACTCATTGATAAATTTAATGACATGCTCAAAGAGAACGAGGCGTTGTGTACTCGTATGACGGTATGATCTTTTAGTTTTGTGTCATTTATActtatgaaaatattattattagaaTTACTTGCATTTAGttctaaattaatgaaaacatatacgacataaatatgtattttagaaTTGAAAAATCTTagcactgcatatgtatttagaaTCTCAATAAATATGATgtattctgcatatgtattttattgcAAAATCTGAACATTGCATATGCAGTAAtgtctataaataaataaaaaagcatatccattaagaaataataatattttgcTGAATTTGTTTGTATTAAATACATATGTAAATGTATAATTGTGtagtaaaaatacatatgctacaacatatcaaaaaatacagTTTGCATCTTTTTGTAACAGTGCatttacacatttttttttatctttttgctATCAGGTTGTACCAGTCACAGAATATGTATACACGGTGCAGGACAAACAAAAGAACTCCATTGTTTGCCTCAAGAAAAGAACATGTTTATGTAATGTATTTCAACTcgatgagataccatgtgcacatgcttgtgcggTGTTAGATAGAAagaattttcagaagggtccaTACTGTTGTGATTTGTATAAGCCAAAAATTGTGTTGAATACATATGATGTTCCAATCTATCCTTTACCACACCAAGATGACTGGATAATTCCAGTTAGCATACTTGGTGAAATTGTATTGCCTCTAAAGTACAAATGTCCTccaggaagacctgcaaagaaggattGAAGAAAATCGGGCCGGAATATGTTTAAAAAGAAGAGAATTAACTCATGCATTGCTTGTGGGTCGAAGGGTCACAATAGGAGTTCTTGTAGGAAATATAGTAAATAGAACATTTGTTCTTTTGTATTATTTCTTAAAGCATTCTTCTACATTTTTAATTAGAATGAACTCAATTTTTTGTGTTAAGACATTTATGCCTCATTTGATATATGAACATTGTTAAACCTGAATACTGTATTTGTATATATCGCAAAATCTGAACACTATGTTTGCATTTTGAAGCTACAACTCATTTGTATTTTCAACACTATATATGTTTTTGtaactcatatgtatttttaatactGTATATGTactttttattcatatttattgttAGCAGTCATATGTATATTTAACACTACACAACTCAAAATGATATCTGAAGTATATTAAATCTCAATATAGTTCAGATGTGACACTTTTCATTAAAATCTtaacttaaatttattttgatagtaATTGAGCAATGATTACATACATGTGacattttgtattaaaaaatacatattatgtgtAGTGCGTGTGTATTTTTATATCAAAAtgtctgcatatgtattttttaactaaattatttcttaaagcattcttttacattttaattaGAATGAACTCAACTTTTTTGTGTTAAGACATTTGATACATGAACATTGTTAAGTCTGAGTACTATATTTGTATATATGcgcaaaatctgaaaaataagtATGTATTTTGAAGTTACaactcatatatatttttaacacTATCTATGTATTTTTATCACGTATGTATTTTTAAcactatatatgtatttttaacttatatgtattttttaacacaTATGTATTTGtaactcatatgtatttttaacacatatgtattttttaacgctataaaaataaaatgatatctGAACTTTGTTAAATTTGAATACTGTATTCCTATATATTggaaaagatgaacaaaatatttgtatCTTGAAGCTACAagtcatatgtatttttaacactGGATATTTACCTTTAAGTCATACGTATTTGTATCAGTCATATGTGAATACTGTATTCGTATATATTGCAAAAGTTGAACACTATACATATGATGAATATTTCAAATGTATTTTTAATGTATTGTttgaacactgcatatgtatttttagtgcaAACTGttaaaactgcatatgtattttagaGTTAAATGTCACTGCTACAAGTAAAACTGAACACCACAATAACACACTTAGTATAATATGCAGTTCATGATAAGTGTATCtgcaatatttcaaaaatagaacTACATCTAAAACTAAATTCATACACCAGTTTGTTAACTATCTATTGTAATAAATCCATCAACCATCATACATCTAAAACTTCGGTGACACTAGTTATTCCGCTTTGCCTAATAGGCCTCAAGGGTACTTCAAAATTACTATGAGTATTCACTTCTTGTTTTAGAATACCATAGTCCCACATTATTGAAACGTATCTTCTACGGAGTTCGTTGGGATTGAACTCAATTGAAGGAATTTTGTGACCATAGGAAAGACACTCTGCATATGTAACAATATACAGACCACATttcctacaaaaataaaaaaattaattaataagtaaaatatattttgtacaaatttataattttggtatatgtatattaaaatacttaCAAAATTTTACTCGGTTGTTGAGGCAAATTATGTTCAAATAACACATCAAACATATCTGAGGAGTttttgtctttgtatcttggatgatTTTGAAGATCAATTCTTTTCTTAATGTAGAAATCACAAGCTTGGAGACACAATGGGATAATCTTTGCTAGTTTCTCGATCTTAGGAAGAACACCCGCATAATGACCACtgaattcatatgaatcatataagaaTATGCACCTCTCTGAGAAGGATAAAACCGCGAGAACTCAAtgatgtttttcctttatatGGACCGGAATAAAAATGTCTTCCACTGTATGTCATGGTACTGCAGTATGCATATAGAAATCATTGATGTATTCATTAAGATGGGCCTCCTGTCCTCCCGCATTAAGGTTTGGATCATCCACAGAATATACTTTCATCAAAGACCTAATTATATTCATAAAGTTGCAATCTACTGTGCTATATTTGCAAGAACTGTTCGGCCCATATTTGTAAGAGCTGTGTGGCCCGTACTTCaaattcttcctcaagtagtagaaGCAAACATCAATTTACTGCAGTAATTAATACCACAAAATTTAgaacattcaaaaaaattatatactaaATTTACACGTGTATGTaagataaaatacatatgcatttttatATTAATGTCTAAGATCCGTGTATgtataatttcatttttaaaccACACTTATATACAAACAATGTAAGAAAAAAGTATATGCAACAATATGTGGTGTAATTGAATACCTCATATGTATATTACTAAAGTATATGTGTATTTTTAACACAACATATATACATCTAATAAAagaatagtaaaaaatatatacGTGTGAAACCATATGTATTTCATGGtaacctaatatgtattttaaatagtGTTACAAATTTAATgagaaaatttctaaaataatatacTAACTGAGTCTGTCCATGTCTGATCTGCGAATCCCATAGTGTAGAACCAGTTTTTATCTTCAACAGTCTCAACTCTGAAATGCATCATTGAAATGTCTGATTTGCCCTCCTTGTAATGTTTCACTTttccttcctattttttttaagtacatggtaaatcatgaaaacataatgaaaataaaaaattgatctgaaaaaattcaaaagaactacctTTTAGCAGGAACTTTTAGAAGATCGACAGAAATCCAGTCCATAAACTTTTTGACAATCTTCATATCCACTATCCCATCAATCGAGTGATATACAAATGGTTGTTTATGGAGGAATATACTTATTTGCCTGTTAAGCTCCCTATATAATAACAGAttacaaaaatgtaattaatagaAACGTATTTGCAAAACAtattacattaaaatatatatataacttcgTGTACTTACCGGCTACTGAACCAAAGTTATCCATGTATGGCGATTCCTTGAATTTGGATGGtcgcctaatccttaacttttgtaTGGGAGTTTGAAGTTCATGATTAACAGAGggatgaatgatgatgctttttCGACTGTAGATATTTAGGCTAGGTAGAAACTCATCAGGGATTGTGTTTTATGAATCAGGCCACCCTTGTTCATCTCTTTATTCATCAGTGATTAGTTCTTGTGTATTAGGAGGTGTCCTAAGTTACTCCTCTGTACCAAGTTCAACCTCTACATGCATCGATAATTTTGAACTCAAACCAGTGTTCTCTTTGTTCGTCtaacaagaaaatagaaaaaatattagtttgTTCTATCCAATATAACCTACATAACCTcaaaatatatgttcattatacATACTTGAGATTGATCTTCAACAACATTCTCAGACTTTTTATCATCCAAATTTTCATCATGAGATTCTTCTTCACGATTTGTCGATGGATGTATGATGACGCTTTATCTCCCGTAGAAATTTAGACTCGGTAATATCTCATCTGGGATTGTCAATTGAGAATCAGATAAAATTGCTTCATCCATTTTCTCATCGCTGCTCTgctaaaaaatgaaagaaaaaagataatcGTATTCTGGATTATTACATCACATAAAGTCAAAGTTaaattcattatacatactcgACAATAATGTTGAACAACCTTCTCAGAATGTAAgtaatccaaatttatactttggagaagctcatcagggattaaatattgagaatcaatttcaacatttattttttgtgaatgcaaatcagtgcaccccttgcaaacaagtaaaaaaattaaaataatatcaaacaaaATTTCAGTTGTatctgtttatatatatatgtatatctatatatatatatatgtatatatatatatatgtatatatatatatatataaatgctaaCATTAAAATGAATAAACATATGTAACTTAATTATTTACCTTTGTTCTATCTAAATTTTCACCCAAATTCTGATCAACATTTGGACTAAATCGTTGTGGTGATGTTCGGCAGCAGCATAACCCATATGTTGGAGTTCAGGATCTTTATCTACATATTCTTGCTACAAATACATATACTAGTACAATAAACTATTATACTTGTGTTCACTgaatatgaatatattttttttttcaaaatgaatatgtatatacaaaaacactaaaaataaatattgctataaaacaacaaactcaaaaatacatattaatatacAAAACTTAAAACACACTATTTTACAGGTTATAATGTTTGCAATCAACCAAAAACTACATATTGTTATAACAacattttcaaaaatacatatgtaaactACATATGAtgtataatgcatatgtattttttattctaaatgaacactgcatatgtatttttcaactaaacatcataaaaaaaagataaagctgcataaaatactaaaattaatctttaattctattcaaaatttgaaagtttgATTAACCTCATATTTTGATTAACCTCATATGCATTTTGAAGGTAAATGAACACAAATTATGAAGTTTAactagatgattttttttttaaatgaatgtttatatatatatatatatatatatatatatatatatatatatattaacataaaaaaaacaatcataatgaaataacatttaaaaatacTTGTAAATACGTATTTGAAAGTTTAATATTTACCTTTGTACCGTTAAAaatattatccaaagattgaaCAACATTAGGACTGAAGTGTTGTCCAGATTTCTCTAACCCACTATCATCAACATTTGGTTGTTTAGCTTGTTTATCTGCAAACTGTTTCTAGAAAATATATGTACAATTATATAACGAGTTATTCGACAAATGTGCTATATTTGTATAAGTCAATCAACTAAGAATACATTTtcaattaagataatttttttaaagaatattgtaatataataaaattttaccttGCTTTGTTCAAATGCTTTTAGCATtagattgaaatttttttcactAGTCTACGAATTCCTTTAAACTCTCGAAGAACCTGTTTTCATACAAAATCagtaaacaaaatatttttaatgtaaacaAGTAATTGACAAAAAACATACCTCATCGCGGACTGCATCAAAAACTTTTTTAGAGGTAACTACTTCTTCTTCTGCAGGACTCTATGGCTTTGACACAACTTCTTCCACTGCTGGACTCTGTAGCTTTGACTGTACCAGAGGAAAAATAACCCTAgctattttcttcacttttttcatttttgaaggaGTTGCCTGTCATGATTGAATTTACTTGAAAACTGATGTCTTCGCTCCAGTAATCTTTGCAGTACGAGAAGTTGGTGTCCTCTTTTGGGCAATCTCATCAACAATATTGTGagacttttttcttaacggttTCTTCACTGCTCTTGAAGACGATCaaccttttatttattttttaaaggttCACTGATCTATTTTGGTGGTGGATCCTGGAAGTCATCATCCGAATCAACTGAACGTTCATCTTCAAGTACATCCTTCTCTGGTATTTGAAACTTTTCCAATTCCCTTTGAGTTAGCTCTATGTTCTTATATACAACCTAGGAATGTAGATAAAATATGTTAAAAGTATCTGTTAAACAATAGAAAATGTTCAAATGTATATATGTTGACTGTAAAATAgatattaatacatatgtatttactaGCAACAAAACTTGCCATCATCATTAAACATAACATTCATCAAATACTCAAAACGTGGTCGAGTGCATTtgtcttccaatttaataattGGAGAATTCGATTATCAACCTTCGATGCAATCTTTCATGGGATATTTGAACAACACTCGTAAagccacacttgaatagccaGTGGCAGTCCCTGTATCAAATAGAATTTTTCATCAGCTTTCAACCTGTTGTTCAAACTTCTCGCTAGATCCTCAAATAATAAAGTACCTCATGGAAAATCCTTATATCTTTCACTGTCTATCAAATCAAAATGAAGTCTGGGTATAACCACAGTATTAACATTAGATAACACAAAAGAATGCAGGAAATACAGAATTGCAAACTTCTCAACATCCTCGTCATTGTTCTCCCCCCAAACTTTCTCCCTGAATGCTAGAAATAGTTTCCTTTTTTGTATAAATTCTGCACCCTTGAAATACTTCTCGACAAGCCTGTTTGGTACATcctcataaaaaataaagtcGTGCCTATTAGAAACACAATTCAATCTAGTAACGATAGCAAATTTCCTAGGAGTAAAATGAAGAGAAGTGCCATTAGCTCGGATGACTATCGCAGAAAAAGAACTACCCTTTATCTCAAGCGACATAACACATCTGCATGACTGTGCTTGAACTACACAGTGCTTCttctttatgaaataaccaaaaatgaTATTGTCGTAGAACTTTTTATACCGTTCCTTGTTTAATACGGTCCGTATACTTCCATCAATATCATTACACTGTAAGAGCACATATGTGGTGCAAATATgaggagttttcttacaataaatATTTCATCTCGAAGcacctatacaaagtaaaactacaacttcttaaactgtaaaaaaattgaaaaaacaatcACCTAtgtatttaacaaaaataatacatataacaatcatatgtattttgaacaacaaaaatacata is from Capsicum annuum cultivar UCD-10X-F1 chromosome 5, UCD10Xv1.1, whole genome shotgun sequence and encodes:
- the LOC107865032 gene encoding uncharacterized protein LOC107865032 — protein: MKNVEAVDIRVKKYLELAGYEKWARSYTIFYRGWTLNSKIAESINGVLVSARELPIYNFLEEVRLLFEKWNCENRKEASYKFTTLIDKFNDMLKENEALCTRMTVVPVTEYVYTVQDKQKNSIVCLKKRTCLCNVFQLDEIPCAHACAVLDRKNFQKGPYCCDLYKPKIVLNTYDVPIYPLPHQDDWIIPVSILGEIVLPLKYKCPPGRPAKKD